A single window of Dendropsophus ebraccatus isolate aDenEbr1 chromosome 5, aDenEbr1.pat, whole genome shotgun sequence DNA harbors:
- the FNDC9 gene encoding fibronectin type III domain-containing protein 9 — MVISVQNVTANTAMVIWPTIPSCADSFYSIMYQSNWNTMMSGYSREHFQRQERIPASRTFYIVENLTPLTTYILCVTCQSANPSSDQCKIFHTSAQDPSTVSSKKKDLALGIWLTSSIILLIIACILLYGCLHIWWRKRQERARAQNVESNDRDKRQAWVRDEKSTENSEKPGLLPVNEDNKKEDTSTEGSNVAPMNKDPLTADETNSLITNDHEDIAAQPTTEK; from the coding sequence ATGGTGATCTCAGTCCAGAACGTCACTGCTAAcacagccatggttatctggccAACAATCCCTAGCTGTGCTGACAGCTTCTACAGTATCATGTACCAGTCTAACTGGAACACGATGATGTCTGGATACTCCAGAGAACACTTTCAGAGACAAGAGAGAATTCCAGCCAGCCGGACATTCTATATTGTTGAAAACCTCACCCCTCTCACAACATATATtctgtgtgtgacctgtcagTCCGCTAACCCTTCCAGTGACCAATGCAAAATCTTCCATACCTCAGCACAAGATCCATCAACAGTCAGCAGCAAGAAAAAGGACCTAGCTTTAGGAATCTGGCTCACTAGCAGCATTATACTCCTTATTATAGCCTGCATCCTTCTCTATGGGTGCCTGCATATATGGTGGCGTAAGCGTCAAGAGCGCGCAAGAGCACAGAATGTAGAAAGCAATGACAGAGACAAGAGACAAGCCTGGGTAAGAGATGAAAAGTCCACTGAGAATTCTGAAAAACCAGGCCTTCTACCCGTAAATGAGGATAACAAGAAAGAAGACACAAGCACAGAAGGGAGCAATGTGGCCCCTATGAATAAAGATCCATTAACTGCTGATGAAACCAATAGCCTTATAACTAATGATCATGAAGATATAGCTGCACAACCAACTACAGAGAAATGA